One Lebetimonas natsushimae DNA segment encodes these proteins:
- the rsmH gene encoding 16S rRNA (cytosine(1402)-N(4))-methyltransferase RsmH, whose protein sequence is MQTPHIPVLLNEVINLFCPMKEGYFIDCTLGFGGHSEAILKKFPNIKLIGIDQDIDALNFAKKRLAPFSNRVEFVNKRASEALKNLKGLDIAGILADIGVSSFQLDNEERGFNFESDTLDMRMNKNQELSAYEVINYYPKDEIERILRDYGEVRNYKKAANAIVSNRVIKSNRELADILGKVGIKDKKNLAKVFQAIRIEVNNELNELENLLENAKNIAINGTILGIISFHSLEDRIVKNKFREWSKNCICPPEAIKCECGGNHALGKIITKKPVTATKEEIKMNPRSRSAKLRGFLFN, encoded by the coding sequence ATGCAAACTCCTCATATACCGGTGCTTTTAAATGAAGTTATAAATTTGTTTTGTCCAATGAAAGAAGGATATTTTATTGACTGTACATTAGGATTCGGCGGTCACAGTGAGGCAATCCTTAAAAAATTTCCAAATATCAAATTAATAGGCATAGACCAAGACATAGATGCCCTTAATTTTGCAAAAAAAAGATTAGCCCCTTTTTCTAACAGGGTTGAATTTGTAAATAAAAGGGCAAGTGAGGCTTTGAAAAATTTAAAAGGGCTTGATATTGCCGGAATTTTGGCAGATATTGGGGTCAGTTCGTTTCAGCTTGACAATGAAGAGAGGGGTTTTAATTTTGAATCTGACACACTTGATATGAGAATGAATAAAAATCAGGAACTCAGTGCGTATGAGGTAATCAATTATTACCCAAAAGATGAAATTGAGAGAATTTTAAGAGATTATGGGGAAGTTAGAAATTATAAAAAAGCCGCAAATGCTATTGTTTCAAACAGAGTTATTAAATCAAATCGTGAACTTGCCGATATATTGGGAAAAGTAGGGATTAAAGATAAAAAAAATCTGGCAAAAGTTTTTCAGGCTATAAGAATAGAAGTCAATAATGAGTTAAATGAACTTGAAAATTTGCTAGAAAATGCCAAAAATATTGCAATAAATGGTACAATTTTAGGTATAATTAGTTTCCATTCATTAGAAGACAGAATTGTTAAGAATAAATTTAGAGAATGGTCTAAAAACTGTATATGTCCGCCCGAAGCAATAAAATGCGAATGTGGTGGAAATCATGCACTCGGTAAAATTATTACCAAAAAACCTGTTACTGCTACAAAAGAGGAAATAAAAATGAATCCAAGAAGCAGAAGTGCTAAACTCAGGGGGTTTTTATTTAATTAA
- a CDS encoding class II aldolase/adducin family protein — MPVDFYINEFILAARVLQEKNMLNIGFGSISLKTGTDTMIINKKDTCIKEENFYIQVNINNKTLAYKESNEDVDIHSKIYKEISYAKTILNIFLPDIVAYSIMHQKFNPMDAHGRKYFNNIKIIEDYNNEKNLNKLLETLKKDEITIIKAQSIFIISRDIKEALKKAFILNNSAKILLKIPH; from the coding sequence TTGCCCGTAGATTTTTATATAAATGAATTTATTTTAGCCGCAAGGGTTCTGCAGGAAAAAAATATGTTAAATATAGGTTTTGGAAGTATTTCTTTAAAGACAGGCACCGATACAATGATAATCAATAAAAAAGATACCTGTATAAAAGAAGAAAATTTTTATATTCAAGTGAACATAAATAATAAAACGCTGGCATACAAAGAATCCAATGAAGATGTGGATATTCATTCCAAAATTTATAAAGAAATCTCATATGCCAAAACAATTTTAAATATTTTTTTACCGGATATAGTCGCATACAGTATAATGCATCAAAAATTTAATCCAATGGATGCTCACGGAAGAAAATATTTTAACAATATAAAAATTATTGAAGATTATAATAATGAAAAAAATTTGAATAAATTACTGGAAACACTTAAAAAAGATGAAATAACAATTATCAAAGCACAAAGTATATTTATAATAAGCAGGGATATAAAAGAAGCTTTAAA